A section of the Flavobacteriales bacterium genome encodes:
- a CDS encoding response regulator transcription factor, with protein MKILIVEDEPAAAQRMRRLLAEVRPDAVVLRVVESVHEAVEWFAAHEAPDLAFFDVQLADGESFKVFERTTVDCPVVFTTAYDAHALKAFRVNAVDYLLKPIKAAELHEAIERVERLGPVRDLAALAPPSARADVDVPHAFIKRFLIRYGDHFRVVVPDDIAYIHSLEKNTFLRTREGRDLPLDESLDRLEKQLDPEKFHRINRQVITHIQAIKELLAYSKSRVKVILDPAYGQDAVVSSERSAAFKRWLSGQ; from the coding sequence ATGAAGATCCTTATCGTGGAGGATGAGCCTGCCGCCGCCCAGCGGATGCGCAGGTTGCTCGCCGAGGTGCGACCCGATGCCGTGGTCCTCCGTGTGGTGGAGAGCGTGCATGAGGCGGTGGAGTGGTTCGCCGCGCACGAAGCGCCCGATCTGGCCTTCTTCGATGTGCAGCTCGCCGACGGCGAGAGCTTCAAGGTCTTCGAGCGGACCACCGTGGACTGCCCCGTGGTGTTCACCACGGCCTACGATGCCCACGCCCTGAAGGCCTTCCGTGTGAACGCCGTGGACTATCTGCTGAAGCCCATCAAGGCCGCCGAGCTCCACGAGGCCATCGAGCGCGTCGAACGGCTCGGCCCGGTCCGCGACCTTGCGGCCCTTGCCCCGCCTTCGGCGAGGGCGGATGTGGACGTACCGCACGCCTTCATCAAACGCTTTCTCATCCGCTACGGCGACCACTTCCGGGTGGTCGTCCCCGACGACATCGCCTACATCCACTCGCTGGAGAAGAACACCTTCCTCCGTACACGCGAAGGACGCGACCTGCCGCTCGATGAGAGCCTCGACCGCCTGGAGAAGCAGCTCGATCCCGAGAAGTTCCACCGGATCAACCGGCAGGTGATCACACACATCCAGGCGATCAAAGAGCTGCTCGCCTACAGCAAGAGCCGTGTGAAGGTGATCCTCGATCCGGCCTATGGCCAGGATGCGGTGGTGAGCAGTGAGCGAAGCGCGGCGTTCAAGCGCTGGTTGTCGGGACAGTGA
- a CDS encoding YceI family protein, which produces MTRHLLYTAALLATLTATAQERYATRTGHISFHSDTPMEKIEAHNHKATSVFDATTGAIEMAVLMKGFEFEKALMQEHFNENYVESDKFPKATFKGKITGITAEDLKKPGSHAVTVEGDLTLHGVTKPVKASGTMGMEPTGAIRATGSFTVKPEDYNITIPGMVRDNIAKEIVIKVQVDHTKM; this is translated from the coding sequence ATGACCCGCCATCTGCTGTACACCGCCGCGCTCCTCGCCACGCTCACCGCGACCGCCCAGGAACGCTATGCCACCCGTACGGGCCACATCTCGTTCCACAGCGACACGCCGATGGAGAAGATCGAGGCGCACAACCACAAGGCCACCAGCGTGTTCGACGCCACCACGGGGGCCATCGAGATGGCCGTGCTGATGAAGGGCTTCGAGTTCGAGAAGGCCCTCATGCAGGAGCACTTCAACGAGAACTACGTGGAGAGCGACAAGTTCCCGAAGGCCACCTTCAAGGGCAAGATCACCGGCATCACCGCCGAGGACCTGAAGAAGCCCGGCAGCCATGCGGTCACCGTGGAGGGTGATCTGACCCTGCACGGCGTGACCAAGCCCGTGAAGGCCAGCGGTACCATGGGCATGGAGCCCACGGGGGCCATCCGTGCAACGGGCTCCTTCACCGTGAAGCCCGAGGACTACAACATCACCATCCCCGGGATGGTGCGCGACAACATCGCCAAGGAGATCGTGATCAAGGTCCAGGTGGACCACACGAAGATGTGA
- a CDS encoding site-2 protease family protein — MARPSLGGSLRVLRFKGIGVHVHWTFLLLLGYVAVSTAASGGDLRGVFLQLAYVGLVFVCVVLHEYGHALTALHYGVRTRDITLLPIGGVASLERMPEEPMQEFWITLAGPLVNLVIVVLAGALQWSLFGGLHLADPREGGALLPGLLSFLLTANLGLFLFNLLPAFPMDGGRILRALLGLRLPRVQATRIAAAIGRALAAILGIGGLFFGEPMLALIGVFIWFAAGAEARMVMQQAALRGITVGEVMRTRFWALSAEATVGRAVDELLAGGDQDLVVLRDGTLAGVVTRRQLIEALRARREDARLEELPPRAVEPVSPQQGAQQALEQLALQGLPLVPVVANGSVVGVLEPDNLTEFLMVQGARGQAPR; from the coding sequence ATGGCCCGCCCCTCCCTGGGCGGTTCACTGCGCGTTCTGCGCTTCAAGGGGATCGGTGTGCATGTGCACTGGACCTTCCTCCTGTTGCTGGGCTATGTGGCCGTGTCCACCGCGGCGTCCGGCGGCGACCTGCGGGGGGTGTTCCTGCAACTGGCCTACGTCGGCCTGGTGTTCGTGTGCGTGGTCCTGCACGAATACGGCCACGCGCTCACGGCCCTGCACTACGGCGTGCGCACCCGCGACATCACCCTGCTGCCCATCGGCGGCGTGGCCAGCCTGGAGCGCATGCCCGAGGAGCCCATGCAGGAGTTCTGGATCACGCTCGCCGGTCCGCTCGTGAACCTGGTGATCGTGGTGCTGGCCGGTGCGCTGCAATGGTCGCTGTTCGGCGGCCTGCATCTGGCTGATCCGCGTGAAGGGGGCGCCCTGCTGCCCGGCCTGCTCTCCTTCCTCCTCACCGCCAACCTGGGGCTCTTCCTGTTCAACCTGCTTCCGGCCTTCCCCATGGACGGCGGACGCATCCTGCGGGCCCTGCTCGGTCTGCGCCTGCCACGGGTGCAGGCCACCCGCATCGCCGCGGCCATCGGACGCGCCCTGGCGGCCATCCTCGGCATCGGGGGGCTCTTCTTCGGTGAACCGATGCTCGCCCTCATCGGCGTGTTCATCTGGTTCGCCGCCGGGGCCGAGGCCCGGATGGTGATGCAGCAGGCCGCCCTGCGCGGAATCACCGTGGGCGAGGTGATGCGCACCCGCTTCTGGGCCCTCTCCGCCGAGGCCACGGTCGGCAGGGCCGTGGACGAACTGCTCGCCGGGGGCGATCAGGACCTGGTGGTGCTGCGCGATGGCACGCTCGCCGGTGTGGTGACCCGACGCCAGTTGATCGAGGCGTTGCGCGCCCGGCGTGAGGATGCGCGCCTGGAGGAGCTCCCCCCGCGTGCGGTGGAGCCGGTCTCTCCACAGCAGGGGGCTCAACAGGCCCTGGAGCAGCTCGCGCTTCAGGGGCTGCCGCTGGTGCCCGTGGTCGCGAACGGGTCCGTGGTGGGCGTGCTGGAGCCGGACAACCTCACGGAGTTCCTCATGGTGCAGGGGGCCCGAGGCCAGGCACCGCGCTGA
- a CDS encoding histidine kinase — MRCLWPILALLWASPGWGQYPLTRSFELQDGMRRPRAEVLAVSPDGLLWTGGPDGLFRTDGELTQAALPDPMPVVTALASDKDGVLVALNNGVVLHGHGLFHDTLLVDTTLRRWPVTGLLRDASGSLWVGTYGAGICRLQGGTLHWLSTVNGLADDHVNALVLLPDGRVALATDAGVDLLGPDGSVVAHITETEGLPDNLVLSLFADAQGTLWGGTDRGGVFSIGSDVRVARPLALDSAWAFGPVTGLWIDPSIAWLATERHGLLALDLKDRSEWYRSGDPSEGPTRVTGLVRSPDGALWWCTGRERVHRSDPDVLVASIHERIDLRRISALTTSPDGRVQFAIGEQVYSHAVAFADTAAFTSRRSALKPSMAVVTLLSDATGEVWTGTMGDGVHRLTPSGADLHLTERDGLVNDHVLRIRRSGEALWMATLGGAARWTPHGGFTTLPVPGGGFLYDIMPLEDGSAIVASDGSGLIQVRPGSTGTPLAGPGSGAGPRSYYSLCRGEDGTIWALGPGTGLCQVKDGAVRCVGQDHPVLRGEPLGVAPFRSGVAVFTDEGLLLYEPADDHFLDLGAACGLQGVDGELNAMASDAEGALWLATDQGLVRIRPELVDRSRTVKAAILGWTWGLEPLPLVDGTRLAHDQDLLTFQYFTPPGADPRAVRFEHRLVGYDSAVRTTRERQVTYARLTPGAYRFEVRPASTDGGAAHPWTAFSFTIQRPWWRRPWALALWLLAITMLLYAFIRLREERIRLRDRLEKDRVRFQLEALRSQVNPHFLFNSFNTLIELIEEEPHKAVGHVEQLSTFFRNILQVRERELIPVEEELRLLATYFDLEKRRFGDRIALLVNVDEQARRHRIVPLTLQLLVENALKHNAATTAEPLPVTVEVAAGELIVRNPLRPRDVGHRSTGYGLESIRQRYTALTDRPVHVVNGPGTFEVRIPLIGPGT; from the coding sequence ATGAGGTGCCTGTGGCCCATCCTCGCCCTGCTGTGGGCAAGCCCCGGATGGGGGCAGTATCCCTTGACGCGCAGCTTCGAGCTGCAGGACGGCATGCGCAGGCCGCGCGCTGAAGTGCTGGCTGTGTCTCCGGATGGATTGCTCTGGACCGGTGGCCCCGATGGCCTCTTCCGCACCGACGGCGAGTTGACCCAGGCGGCCCTCCCGGACCCCATGCCCGTGGTCACGGCCCTGGCCTCCGACAAGGACGGTGTGCTGGTCGCGCTGAACAACGGTGTGGTCCTCCATGGCCACGGGCTGTTCCACGATACCCTGCTCGTGGACACGACGCTGCGCCGCTGGCCGGTGACCGGTCTGCTCCGGGATGCCTCGGGATCCCTGTGGGTGGGTACCTATGGGGCCGGCATCTGCAGGCTGCAGGGCGGCACCCTCCACTGGTTGAGCACGGTGAACGGCCTTGCTGACGATCACGTGAACGCGCTGGTCCTTCTGCCTGACGGCCGCGTTGCGCTGGCCACGGACGCCGGTGTGGATCTCCTCGGACCGGACGGCTCCGTGGTGGCGCACATCACCGAGACCGAAGGCCTGCCGGACAACCTCGTCCTCAGCTTGTTCGCGGATGCCCAAGGCACCCTCTGGGGCGGAACGGACCGCGGTGGTGTCTTCAGCATCGGTTCGGATGTCCGCGTGGCAAGGCCGCTGGCGCTGGACAGTGCGTGGGCCTTCGGCCCGGTGACCGGCCTGTGGATCGACCCATCGATCGCCTGGCTGGCCACGGAGCGGCATGGCCTCCTCGCCCTCGACCTCAAGGACCGCTCGGAGTGGTACCGCTCTGGCGATCCCTCGGAGGGTCCGACGCGGGTGACGGGACTCGTCCGCAGCCCCGACGGTGCCCTGTGGTGGTGCACGGGCAGGGAGCGGGTTCATCGCTCCGACCCGGATGTGCTCGTCGCCAGCATACATGAGCGCATCGACCTGAGGCGCATCAGTGCGCTGACGACCTCCCCGGACGGCCGCGTGCAGTTCGCCATCGGCGAGCAGGTGTACAGCCATGCGGTGGCCTTCGCGGACACGGCCGCGTTCACCAGCCGCCGCTCGGCCTTGAAGCCCTCCATGGCCGTGGTGACCCTGCTCTCCGATGCGACTGGGGAGGTATGGACGGGCACCATGGGCGATGGGGTCCATCGCCTGACACCCTCCGGCGCTGACCTTCACCTCACCGAACGTGATGGACTGGTCAACGATCATGTCCTGCGCATTCGCCGCTCGGGTGAGGCGCTGTGGATGGCCACCTTGGGCGGCGCGGCGCGGTGGACGCCGCACGGCGGCTTCACCACCCTGCCGGTACCCGGTGGTGGCTTTCTCTACGACATCATGCCGCTCGAGGACGGCTCCGCGATCGTGGCCTCCGATGGGTCCGGTCTCATCCAGGTGCGACCAGGGTCCACCGGAACACCGCTCGCCGGGCCGGGATCCGGGGCCGGACCCCGTTCCTACTACAGCCTCTGCCGGGGCGAGGATGGGACGATCTGGGCCTTGGGGCCGGGCACCGGCCTGTGCCAGGTGAAGGACGGCGCCGTGCGGTGCGTGGGACAGGACCATCCCGTGCTGCGCGGGGAACCGCTGGGTGTGGCGCCCTTCCGGTCCGGTGTGGCCGTGTTCACGGACGAAGGCCTGCTCCTGTACGAGCCGGCGGACGACCACTTCCTGGACCTGGGTGCTGCCTGCGGCCTTCAGGGGGTAGATGGCGAGCTGAACGCGATGGCCTCCGATGCCGAGGGTGCGCTTTGGCTTGCCACGGACCAGGGGCTCGTTCGGATCCGTCCGGAGCTGGTGGACCGTTCACGCACCGTGAAGGCTGCCATCCTGGGTTGGACATGGGGCCTGGAGCCCCTGCCCCTCGTTGATGGTACGCGGCTCGCCCACGACCAGGACCTGCTCACCTTCCAGTATTTCACGCCCCCCGGTGCGGATCCCCGGGCCGTCCGGTTCGAACATCGGCTGGTCGGGTACGACAGTGCGGTCCGGACCACGCGCGAACGTCAGGTGACCTATGCGCGGTTGACACCGGGCGCCTATCGTTTCGAGGTGCGGCCCGCATCCACCGATGGTGGCGCCGCTCATCCCTGGACCGCCTTCAGCTTCACCATCCAGCGTCCCTGGTGGCGTCGCCCCTGGGCCCTGGCGCTCTGGCTCCTCGCCATCACCATGCTGCTCTACGCCTTCATCCGCCTGCGGGAAGAACGGATCCGCTTGCGCGACCGGCTGGAGAAGGACCGCGTGCGCTTCCAGCTCGAAGCCCTCCGCAGCCAGGTGAACCCTCATTTCCTCTTCAACAGTTTCAACACGCTCATTGAGCTCATCGAGGAGGAGCCGCACAAAGCGGTCGGTCACGTGGAGCAGCTCAGCACCTTCTTCCGCAACATCCTGCAGGTGCGCGAACGCGAGCTGATCCCGGTGGAGGAGGAGCTGCGCCTGCTGGCCACCTACTTCGACCTCGAGAAACGCCGCTTCGGCGACCGGATCGCCTTGCTCGTCAACGTGGATGAGCAGGCACGCCGGCACCGGATCGTACCCTTGACCCTTCAACTGCTGGTGGAGAACGCCTTGAAGCACAACGCCGCCACGACCGCCGAACCGCTGCCCGTGACCGTGGAGGTCGCCGCAGGGGAGCTGATCGTGCGCAATCCGCTCCGACCACGCGATGTGGGGCATCGCTCCACCGGCTATGGTCTGGAGAGCATCCGCCAGCGCTATACCGCCCTCACCGACCGTCCCGTGCATGTGGTCAACGGGCCCGGCACCTTCGAGGTGCGGATACCTTTGATCGGACCCGGAACATGA